From the genome of Candidatus Electrothrix communis, one region includes:
- a CDS encoding DUF4157 domain-containing protein: MKSNAKKSTTTSRTAAQAANQPFFAKAGGGNFFAPVNRAAVPSVQMKMAVNKPGDKFEQEADKMAGKVMRMPTPAASEPEEKVQRQEEEKLQKQENEEIQKAELPEKQLQKQEKEEIQKAELPQEPIQKQEDEEVQRKGNGTPVVNAGTQSAIRSKTTGGQPLSGDVRSFMEPRFNADFSNVRVHSDAESAGLSNQLSARAFTHQNHIFFGRDQYQPGTSEGKELLAHELTHTVQQGHSVQRSPQVIQRSASGRAAVPDWLSDLAGLINFADYIPGWTLMTVIIGFNPLTLADVPPTPQNFLRGFMGLTGPLGIMLYDKLNEKGLIDSAFAWLGEQISDLNLTWSRLRNALERAWDEARLVRLDALEYNRRVLERNLLPIWNDVNEFADRVISKTVELVRETMLTPLVDYIKGQTRAYPLLCVILGEDPVTKEPVDRTLYNIVSAFLMLTESGEEYLNKLNESGKLQELSDWLDAEIDKLNISVETITQAFSKAWDLLDINAVLHPIETFTNLYNIFSGPVTRLFNFVVNVAMKVLGLIKDWLLGLLKEYANRIPGYALLRVILGSDPLTGEAVPRTAENFILGFLSFVPEGQEKFRNLQESGAIDKAFAWLEKAINRLGLIGEALMNAFTQVWETFTINDLTNPVAAFERVVEIFTEPVRMIIDFAVEVGMKILEFIFEGVLGPTGARVLAILKRARSTFTKIIKGPVEFVGNLINAVKKGFNQFSGKILQHLQAGLIGWLTGTLGNAGIELPERFDFRGILSLVMQILGITWQRIRPKLVRRLGERAVSVLETGFEVVRILVTEGPSGLWERLVEHLGNLRDTVIDGIKNFVITRIVTAAVTRIATMLNPAGAVIQAILAIYNTIMFFVERIEQIVDLVEAVVNSIANIAEGKINDAANYVEQSMARTLPVIISFFARLIGLGNVSGAIQNILRRVHRRVDRAIDRVLDWIVRQARRLVRAGRGAMARVASWFRRRVPFRSADGRSHSLYFEGSDSNPRLMVRSDQEPLQDVARTGKFQGRDLDPEPLFMVRRSFGTLRRAVRRAATHRRNGNEVAARRCDQVVDRQLPRIKDALGQGAEMHHPKGDQGDPVLINWYKRETDYPRIFGKSPTEGFTRNILYAGRTSPTALSKRVRGEYFLGVGDTATRTGASTTSGAQFFTVPQIEAIWRQEEGEDRVGQSNTGEGNRQLPQAVSDPNGGTVQSVGSVRVPGETTQTTRNFGQHRTWDIDHVRDLNLGGSPGRDNLWPLSSSANRAASPQQNQEVIVRGERHRISGEWSFEPKLLNDPFFDGKYVTVRARSILRAQQGARRMLQGRSYDTAAFTGGQADPIPIAWLKRRSQYPTFQPVSIERTNSRNQRPNTRPYRIGERAPLRVNTNGTAYGSDFLHVAFENYEPWGATWQIRRSGDLREARDTERELDQAAQGASPEDRNRQEQRNVGERIRTGYRRRTGLGADRWTAPRVMERSRSGGERELLPLDRSSYLEADHVKDRNFGGLDQDNLWPLPGNRNQDANAVDNQYVAVQEDGKEEVKSLSSVSRSDLEVKVVHVVGIPSGAGAHGTTQERPAGYAELQRMAGTQSKAWNESSSDPHEREADLVADHVISGGREGTGTPALVDRISPKTTYPKLQSQQQGKTEAEESKLDLSKTGTPMERGIRSEMESRFGRDFSNIRIHNDSKSNEINSRIGARAFTKGHDIYFAQGQYNPSTTSGKHLLAHELTHTIQQGATVCQQNVPKTRLVDQVSNLDEKKKANGRKKEYPRLRINMKRQKGDGVDVKNEAADRNEIAQA; encoded by the coding sequence ATGAAGAGTAATGCGAAAAAATCCACAACGACCTCAAGGACGGCAGCCCAGGCTGCGAATCAGCCTTTTTTTGCCAAGGCGGGCGGGGGGAATTTTTTCGCACCGGTGAACCGGGCTGCTGTTCCCTCTGTCCAGATGAAGATGGCGGTGAACAAGCCTGGGGATAAATTCGAGCAGGAAGCGGATAAAATGGCGGGCAAGGTGATGCGGATGCCCACCCCGGCAGCATCTGAACCTGAAGAAAAAGTTCAGCGACAGGAAGAGGAGAAGCTGCAAAAGCAGGAGAACGAGGAAATTCAGAAGGCGGAACTGCCGGAAAAGCAGCTTCAGAAGCAGGAAAAAGAGGAAATCCAGAAGGCGGAGCTGCCGCAAGAACCGATTCAAAAGCAGGAAGACGAAGAAGTTCAGCGAAAGGGCAACGGCACGCCGGTAGTCAATGCCGGTACACAATCCGCCATTCGCAGCAAAACCACCGGCGGGCAGCCGCTTTCCGGTGATGTGCGCAGCTTTATGGAGCCGCGTTTCAATGCCGATTTCAGTAATGTTCGCGTCCACAGCGATGCCGAATCCGCAGGTCTGAGTAATCAGTTAAGCGCACGGGCCTTCACTCACCAGAATCATATCTTTTTTGGCCGTGATCAGTATCAGCCGGGAACCAGCGAAGGTAAAGAGCTGCTGGCGCATGAACTGACTCATACCGTCCAGCAGGGGCATTCGGTGCAGCGCAGCCCGCAGGTAATTCAGCGATCTGCATCGGGGCGTGCCGCTGTACCGGACTGGCTTTCAGACCTCGCAGGGCTTATTAATTTTGCTGATTACATACCGGGCTGGACGTTGATGACTGTGATCATCGGCTTCAACCCTCTTACTCTTGCCGACGTTCCACCCACACCACAGAACTTTCTTCGCGGCTTCATGGGGCTGACAGGTCCGTTGGGGATAATGTTGTACGACAAGCTCAATGAAAAGGGTTTAATAGATTCTGCTTTTGCTTGGCTTGGGGAACAAATTTCTGATCTCAATCTTACATGGTCGCGTCTCCGTAATGCCCTTGAGAGGGCTTGGGATGAAGCGAGATTAGTCCGGTTGGATGCACTCGAATATAACAGACGTGTTCTGGAACGAAATCTTCTCCCGATCTGGAATGATGTGAACGAGTTCGCCGACCGTGTTATCAGTAAGACTGTCGAGCTGGTACGCGAAACCATGCTGACACCGCTGGTTGATTACATCAAAGGCCAGACACGCGCATACCCTCTTCTTTGCGTAATTCTCGGCGAAGACCCTGTAACCAAGGAACCCGTTGATCGGACACTGTACAATATAGTCTCCGCCTTCCTAATGTTGACAGAATCCGGCGAGGAGTATCTTAACAAGCTGAACGAATCCGGTAAACTCCAGGAGCTATCTGACTGGCTTGACGCTGAGATTGACAAGCTGAACATATCGGTTGAAACGATTACACAGGCATTTTCCAAGGCATGGGATCTGCTTGACATCAATGCAGTGCTGCATCCCATTGAGACATTCACCAACCTGTACAATATTTTTTCCGGTCCGGTCACGCGGCTGTTCAACTTTGTTGTTAATGTCGCGATGAAGGTACTGGGCCTGATTAAGGACTGGCTCCTCGGCCTGCTGAAAGAATACGCAAACAGAATTCCCGGCTACGCATTGCTGCGCGTGATTCTCGGCAGCGACCCCTTGACCGGAGAAGCAGTGCCGCGCACAGCTGAAAATTTCATCCTAGGGTTTCTTAGCTTTGTTCCGGAAGGACAGGAAAAGTTCCGTAATCTCCAGGAATCCGGTGCCATTGACAAGGCCTTTGCCTGGCTTGAGAAGGCGATCAACCGGTTGGGCCTGATCGGTGAGGCGTTGATGAATGCATTCACTCAAGTTTGGGAGACCTTTACGATCAACGATCTTACCAATCCTGTTGCTGCCTTTGAACGTGTCGTCGAGATTTTCACTGAACCGGTTCGCATGATTATTGACTTCGCTGTTGAAGTCGGTATGAAGATCCTTGAATTTATTTTTGAAGGCGTACTCGGTCCCACAGGGGCACGGGTTCTCGCTATTCTCAAGCGGGCACGTAGCACCTTCACCAAGATCATCAAGGGGCCGGTTGAGTTTGTCGGCAACCTGATCAATGCTGTCAAAAAAGGTTTTAATCAGTTCTCCGGCAAAATCCTTCAGCATTTACAGGCCGGGTTGATCGGTTGGCTGACCGGTACGCTTGGTAATGCGGGTATTGAGCTGCCAGAACGCTTCGACTTCCGGGGGATTTTATCCTTGGTGATGCAGATATTGGGGATTACATGGCAGCGGATACGCCCGAAACTTGTCCGGCGTCTTGGTGAACGAGCTGTATCGGTTCTTGAAACCGGTTTCGAGGTTGTCCGTATTCTGGTGACAGAAGGGCCTTCCGGGCTGTGGGAGCGACTGGTCGAACATCTCGGCAACCTGCGGGATACGGTGATTGACGGTATTAAAAATTTTGTTATCACACGCATCGTGACTGCCGCCGTGACCAGAATCGCCACCATGCTCAATCCGGCCGGGGCCGTGATTCAGGCGATCCTTGCGATTTACAATACAATCATGTTCTTTGTTGAACGGATTGAACAGATTGTCGATCTTGTGGAGGCGGTTGTCAATTCCATCGCCAATATCGCCGAAGGCAAGATCAACGATGCGGCCAACTATGTAGAACAGAGCATGGCCCGGACGCTTCCGGTCATCATCAGCTTTTTTGCCCGGCTTATCGGTCTCGGCAATGTGTCCGGTGCGATTCAGAATATCTTGCGTCGGGTGCATCGCAGGGTTGATCGGGCGATTGATCGGGTGCTTGATTGGATTGTGCGGCAGGCGCGGCGTTTGGTCCGCGCCGGACGTGGTGCTATGGCGCGAGTCGCCAGTTGGTTCCGGCGACGCGTTCCATTCCGTTCAGCCGACGGGAGGAGTCACTCGCTCTACTTTGAGGGCTCAGACAGCAACCCCCGTCTCATGGTGAGAAGCGATCAAGAGCCACTTCAGGACGTTGCCCGTACAGGTAAATTTCAGGGAAGGGATCTGGACCCAGAACCTCTTTTCATGGTGCGTCGTAGTTTCGGTACCCTGCGCCGGGCAGTAAGGCGAGCGGCCACGCATAGGAGAAACGGCAACGAAGTCGCCGCACGCCGATGCGATCAGGTGGTTGATCGTCAACTGCCGAGGATCAAGGATGCCTTGGGACAGGGTGCTGAAATGCACCATCCCAAGGGTGACCAAGGTGACCCTGTTTTGATCAACTGGTATAAGAGAGAGACCGACTACCCCCGAATCTTCGGCAAGAGCCCCACCGAAGGGTTCACGCGCAATATTCTATACGCCGGGCGTACTTCTCCGACGGCACTTTCCAAGAGAGTCAGGGGGGAGTACTTCCTTGGTGTGGGCGATACGGCCACACGCACAGGGGCAAGCACAACCAGCGGGGCTCAGTTCTTCACCGTACCGCAGATCGAGGCAATCTGGAGGCAGGAAGAAGGAGAAGACCGTGTGGGGCAGTCCAATACCGGTGAGGGCAACAGGCAGCTGCCACAAGCTGTCAGCGACCCCAACGGAGGAACCGTTCAGTCGGTGGGCAGCGTGCGTGTTCCCGGAGAAACGACTCAGACGACCCGCAATTTTGGTCAACACCGAACCTGGGACATTGACCATGTGAGAGATCTAAACCTAGGTGGTAGTCCTGGGAGAGACAACCTCTGGCCTCTTTCGTCGTCCGCCAACAGGGCTGCCTCCCCGCAGCAAAACCAAGAAGTGATTGTGAGGGGCGAGCGCCATCGCATATCGGGTGAATGGAGTTTTGAGCCCAAACTACTCAATGACCCGTTTTTTGATGGCAAATACGTGACTGTGCGAGCAAGGAGCATCCTGCGTGCCCAGCAAGGAGCGCGGAGGATGCTACAGGGACGATCATATGATACGGCGGCCTTCACTGGTGGGCAAGCCGATCCCATTCCTATTGCTTGGCTGAAACGAAGGTCGCAGTACCCAACATTCCAACCCGTTAGTATTGAACGTACAAACTCAAGGAATCAGCGGCCCAACACTCGACCATACCGGATCGGTGAACGTGCACCGCTGCGCGTAAACACGAATGGTACAGCATACGGATCAGATTTTCTGCATGTTGCTTTTGAGAACTACGAACCTTGGGGAGCGACTTGGCAAATCCGGCGCAGTGGGGATCTGCGAGAAGCGCGGGATACTGAAAGGGAGCTGGATCAAGCAGCTCAAGGGGCTAGCCCTGAAGACAGAAATCGCCAAGAACAGAGGAACGTTGGTGAGAGGATTAGAACGGGATATAGACGGCGTACAGGGCTTGGAGCAGATCGCTGGACGGCTCCTCGGGTCATGGAAAGAAGCCGATCCGGTGGTGAGCGAGAACTCCTTCCACTTGATCGGTCTTCGTACCTTGAAGCTGACCATGTGAAGGACCGCAATTTCGGAGGATTAGACCAAGACAACCTGTGGCCTCTGCCAGGGAATCGGAACCAAGATGCCAACGCAGTTGACAATCAGTATGTTGCTGTACAGGAGGACGGTAAGGAGGAGGTCAAGTCGCTGAGCTCTGTTAGTAGAAGTGACCTGGAGGTGAAAGTTGTTCATGTTGTTGGGATTCCGTCCGGAGCAGGTGCACATGGTACAACCCAGGAGCGCCCGGCAGGCTATGCGGAACTCCAACGGATGGCCGGCACGCAGTCAAAAGCATGGAATGAGAGTTCGTCAGATCCGCACGAGAGGGAAGCAGACCTCGTGGCGGACCACGTTATTTCCGGTGGTCGTGAAGGTACAGGTACACCTGCGCTGGTTGACCGAATTTCTCCGAAGACAACATATCCCAAGCTTCAGAGTCAGCAACAAGGTAAAACCGAAGCAGAAGAGAGCAAACTTGACCTGTCGAAGACCGGCACGCCAATGGAGAGGGGCATCCGCAGCGAGATGGAAAGCAGATTCGGTCGAGATTTTTCTAACATCCGCATCCATAATGACAGCAAATCGAACGAGATAAACAGCCGTATCGGTGCGCGGGCCTTTACCAAGGGCCATGACATTTATTTTGCCCAAGGCCAATACAACCCTTCAACCACCAGCGGAAAACATCTCTTGGCCCATGAGCTGACACATACGATACAGCAGGGTGCAACGGTTTGTCAGCAAAACGTACCGAAAACGCGGCTCGTGGATCAGGTGTCGAATCTGGATGAGAAGAAAAAGGCTAACGGCAGGAAGAAAGAATATCCGAGGCTGAGGATAAACATGAAAAGGCAGAAAGGAGATGGCGTGGATGTAAAAAACGAAGCTGCCGACAGAAACGAAATCGCTCAAGCGTAA
- a CDS encoding putative addiction module antidote protein, whose translation MTMTTKPYNPFDYLETREEVNEYLNNAYMDDDPKVFLVALGYLAKKQGMTEVARKSGLNRESLYKALTGEGNPRFSTVSKVIKALGCRLAVA comes from the coding sequence ATGACAATGACAACGAAACCCTACAATCCGTTCGACTATCTGGAAACAAGGGAAGAAGTTAACGAGTACTTGAACAACGCTTATATGGATGATGACCCTAAAGTCTTTCTTGTCGCTTTGGGCTATCTGGCAAAAAAACAGGGAATGACCGAGGTAGCGAGAAAATCCGGACTCAACCGGGAGAGCCTGTACAAGGCCCTTACCGGAGAAGGGAACCCAAGATTTTCCACAGTCAGCAAGGTCATTAAGGCGTTGGGATGTCGGCTGGCAGTTGCCTGA
- a CDS encoding DUF6399 domain-containing protein: MASKVKQVEEARAQDQKATQDLDNYRGTIRKISKTVHPFKLDDNKPQDSANVAKELREQAKNIETLACKQGINDNTGVMKKFKNQIKELVPSIDFWWLYVFTNLIGLGKRSKELLDWAMYHLLPTVYWYNQARKTKNPTLRKEYEKVWEKALVVFQAHALTGTFSEDEIFFWQNWAEEMVGKFHRASSAVEGRNGFLSQIHHNNRGLNSNRLKSLTVMHNYFTKRSDGSTAAQRLFGEKPPDLFEWLLHQVGELPLPRKPRKHVKSNPLNLLSVPA; encoded by the coding sequence GTGGCCTCCAAAGTGAAGCAGGTCGAAGAAGCACGGGCTCAAGACCAAAAAGCCACGCAAGATCTGGATAACTACCGTGGAACAATAAGGAAAATATCAAAAACGGTGCATCCGTTCAAACTGGACGACAATAAACCGCAAGATTCTGCAAACGTTGCAAAAGAGCTGCGAGAGCAAGCCAAGAATATTGAAACGCTGGCCTGCAAACAAGGTATTAACGACAATACCGGCGTTATGAAGAAATTTAAGAATCAAATAAAAGAATTGGTCCCATCAATTGATTTTTGGTGGTTGTATGTGTTCACTAACCTGATAGGGCTGGGAAAGAGGAGCAAGGAACTGCTGGATTGGGCAATGTACCATCTTTTGCCTACGGTGTATTGGTACAATCAGGCAAGAAAAACTAAGAACCCAACCCTTCGAAAAGAATATGAAAAAGTATGGGAAAAAGCTTTGGTCGTCTTTCAGGCGCATGCCTTGACTGGAACATTTAGCGAGGATGAGATTTTCTTTTGGCAAAATTGGGCCGAGGAAATGGTGGGAAAATTTCATCGAGCTTCCTCTGCTGTCGAAGGACGTAACGGATTCTTGTCACAAATTCATCATAATAATAGAGGATTGAATTCAAATCGTCTCAAATCGCTTACCGTTATGCATAATTATTTCACAAAACGCTCAGATGGCAGTACAGCAGCGCAACGATTGTTTGGTGAAAAGCCACCGGACTTATTTGAATGGTTGCTGCACCAAGTGGGCGAGTTGCCCCTGCCTCGTAAGCCGAGAAAACATGTCAAGAGTAACCCTTTGAATTTACTTTCTGTCCCGGCTTAA
- a CDS encoding contractile injection system tape measure protein, which yields MHHTIRQQYLHVELNGSESDGLALQRRLPALCQDWLLPALERTLDRYAPEQGSLYIERLEIDAGAIPLERLEHDLAESVAQALEKALQEQIPADTAAVGKHGSGKVQHKTTRHSVAEAFVFFLETGQLPWSFRLPEDRSLEQVVLETWQETEQSSGIQSAEQVRQVLASASARKRLIQQFTPTLLKTLLARLAPAEATVMEEILAMLDSDKIPPAERRQVERLLWESAFAKVAVGQPVTAAAIIRDLLATASVEYTAAAEALARHWPSNAESRSSLSPAEPEHRNEGKQDDINAPDTESRTRPETEPPVTAQERPGKSLQPSEPPEPSGHPPARSEQPAPGERARKKTPADTDNTLIMPDRDGPAQEEPGEAVQLSASPPSSGQSPAQHRQAVEERATEEPAPDTDKVPLVQDREETAQARTAEALPSSPAVSSEQMSAGQDLADTVGKGIYINNAGLVLLHPFLPQFFSALGIAEEEQLLQPERALCLLHFLATGQGMAPEYELMLPKILCNVPLDMPVEADVELTDKELEEAASLLTAVIEHWEALRNTSPDGLRGTFLVRPGKISLRGEDLLLQVEPQTWDILLEQLPWGISMIRLPWMERMLWVEWT from the coding sequence ATGCACCATACCATCCGCCAACAATACCTGCACGTCGAGCTGAACGGCAGCGAATCCGACGGGCTGGCCCTGCAGCGCAGGCTACCCGCCCTCTGCCAAGACTGGCTCCTGCCCGCCCTTGAGCGAACATTAGACCGCTACGCCCCGGAGCAAGGGAGCCTGTACATTGAACGTCTGGAAATAGATGCCGGGGCCATCCCCCTTGAACGCCTGGAGCATGACCTGGCCGAATCAGTGGCCCAGGCCTTGGAAAAGGCCCTGCAAGAGCAAATCCCTGCGGATACGGCAGCGGTCGGGAAGCATGGTTCCGGCAAAGTGCAGCACAAGACAACCCGGCATTCCGTGGCAGAAGCCTTTGTCTTTTTCCTGGAAACCGGTCAACTTCCTTGGTCCTTTCGCCTGCCTGAGGATCGCAGCTTGGAGCAGGTTGTTCTGGAGACTTGGCAGGAGACCGAACAGAGCAGCGGCATCCAAAGCGCAGAGCAGGTGCGACAAGTGCTGGCTTCAGCGTCAGCGAGAAAACGGCTGATTCAGCAGTTCACACCAACCCTGCTCAAAACACTCCTTGCCCGGCTTGCACCGGCAGAGGCAACGGTAATGGAAGAAATACTTGCGATGCTGGACAGCGACAAGATACCGCCCGCAGAGCGCAGACAGGTTGAGCGGCTGCTCTGGGAGAGTGCATTTGCCAAGGTTGCGGTCGGACAGCCTGTGACGGCGGCAGCCATTATCCGTGATCTTCTAGCGACCGCCTCGGTAGAATATACGGCAGCCGCCGAGGCACTGGCACGTCATTGGCCGTCGAATGCGGAAAGCAGGTCTTCTCTTTCGCCAGCAGAACCGGAACACCGCAATGAAGGAAAGCAGGACGATATCAACGCCCCTGATACGGAGAGCCGTACCCGGCCTGAGACCGAACCGCCCGTCACTGCTCAGGAAAGGCCCGGAAAATCCTTGCAGCCCTCCGAACCTCCTGAGCCTTCCGGGCATCCGCCTGCACGGTCGGAACAGCCCGCTCCAGGAGAAAGGGCAAGAAAAAAAACGCCCGCAGATACAGACAATACCCTGATCATGCCGGACAGGGATGGCCCTGCTCAGGAAGAACCCGGTGAAGCGGTGCAGCTGTCTGCCTCTCCTCCGTCTTCCGGGCAATCGCCTGCACAGCACCGGCAAGCTGTGGAGGAAAGAGCAACAGAGGAACCAGCCCCGGATACAGATAAGGTCCCGCTCGTTCAGGACAGGGAGGAGACAGCTCAGGCACGGACTGCCGAGGCTCTTCCGTCCTCTCCGGCCGTTTCTTCCGAGCAGATGTCCGCAGGACAGGATTTGGCTGATACTGTTGGGAAAGGAATCTATATCAATAATGCCGGGCTGGTGCTGCTCCATCCTTTCCTGCCCCAATTCTTCAGTGCCTTGGGTATCGCCGAGGAAGAACAGCTCCTCCAACCGGAACGTGCCCTCTGCCTGCTCCATTTTCTCGCCACTGGCCAGGGCATGGCCCCGGAATACGAGCTGATGCTGCCCAAGATCCTCTGCAATGTCCCCTTGGACATGCCGGTGGAGGCGGATGTGGAGCTGACCGACAAGGAGCTGGAGGAGGCAGCGTCCCTGCTCACGGCGGTTATTGAGCATTGGGAGGCCCTGCGTAACACCTCGCCAGACGGCCTGCGCGGTACCTTTCTGGTCCGGCCCGGCAAGATTTCCCTGCGCGGCGAGGATCTGCTTTTGCAAGTCGAGCCGCAGACCTGGGATATCCTGCTGGAGCAGTTGCCCTGGGGTATTTCTATGATCAGGCTGCCGTGGATGGAGCGGATGTTATGGGTGGAATGGACATAG
- a CDS encoding ATP-binding protein: MLARNDYLHQLENAVRRSPVTSLLGPRQCGKTTLARFFSQNRQSRFFDLESRPDQQRLQNPEMVLGNLTGLVVLDEIQIQPDLFSVLRVLVDRPDSKARFLILGSASPQIIKHASETLAGRAEFIELSGFDLTETGPESMDQLWVRGGFPRSYLAENNEDSEAWRQGFIRSFLERDIPQLGINVPATAMRRFWTMLAHFHGQTWNGSELGRSLGVSDKTVRSYLDILTGTFMVRQLQPWHENIKKRQVKSPKVYFRDSGLLHSLLSIPDSHALFGHPRCGASWEGFALEQILRIIRPEDAYFWATHSGAELDLFFLRHGKRFGVEFKLNEAPCVTKSMHVALEDLRLDHLWIVYPGRESYPVHEKITVAALAAVEREFRSVLPGA; the protein is encoded by the coding sequence ATGCTTGCCAGAAACGACTATCTACATCAGCTCGAAAACGCTGTGCGCCGTTCACCGGTAACCTCACTCCTTGGTCCCAGACAATGCGGTAAGACCACCCTTGCCCGTTTTTTCTCCCAAAACAGACAAAGCCGTTTTTTTGATTTGGAATCGCGACCGGATCAGCAACGGCTGCAGAATCCTGAAATGGTTCTCGGTAACCTTACCGGCCTGGTTGTATTGGATGAAATCCAGATACAGCCCGACCTGTTCAGTGTTTTACGGGTGCTTGTTGATCGACCGGACAGCAAGGCCCGTTTTCTCATTCTGGGTAGTGCTTCGCCGCAGATCATCAAACATGCCTCTGAAACCCTTGCCGGTCGTGCCGAGTTTATTGAGCTTTCAGGCTTCGACCTCACGGAAACCGGCCCGGAATCAATGGATCAACTCTGGGTGCGCGGCGGTTTTCCCCGATCCTATCTGGCGGAAAACAACGAGGACAGCGAAGCATGGCGCCAAGGGTTTATCCGTTCTTTCCTGGAACGGGATATCCCCCAACTGGGCATCAATGTGCCTGCTACGGCCATGCGCCGTTTCTGGACTATGTTGGCCCATTTCCACGGGCAGACTTGGAACGGATCTGAGCTGGGACGTTCTTTGGGAGTTTCGGACAAGACCGTGCGCTCGTATCTTGATATTCTGACCGGCACCTTTATGGTCCGCCAACTGCAACCCTGGCATGAAAATATAAAAAAACGGCAGGTCAAATCGCCGAAAGTGTATTTTCGTGACTCCGGGCTGCTGCATTCACTGCTCTCTATCCCGGACAGCCACGCTCTGTTCGGCCATCCCCGCTGCGGAGCATCCTGGGAGGGATTCGCTCTGGAGCAGATCCTGCGTATTATCCGTCCTGAAGATGCCTATTTCTGGGCAACGCACAGCGGTGCCGAACTGGACCTGTTTTTTCTGCGCCACGGAAAACGATTCGGGGTTGAATTCAAACTGAACGAGGCTCCCTGCGTCACCAAATCCATGCATGTGGCTCTGGAGGATCTCAGGCTCGACCATCTTTGGATCGTCTATCCCGGCAGAGAGAGTTATCCTGTGCATGAGAAAATAACGGTTGCGGCATTGGCTGCTGTTGAGCGGGAATTCAGGTCGGTTCTGCCGGGAGCCTGA
- a CDS encoding Rpn family recombination-promoting nuclease/putative transposase produces the protein MCRLNPRIDFVFKKLFGTEENKDVLIDFINAFVSEEDKVRDIVIKNPYNEKDFSDDKLSILDIKAQDLAGKWFNIEMQMIDQEYYAKRALYYWSRLYVSQLSSGVNYDKLEKTIGINILNFNCLDEDEAEYHNVYKLINVRSGNELIRQMEIHFVELEKYDENISNVMDRWVNFLKKAGEYTKADMPSQLKEIPTISKALEVLENMRLSEREREQFEARLQWLRDEKAAIASAERRGLEKGIAKGMEKEKYDVALNALKEGADVDFIVKITGLGENEVLKIKEAHNKT, from the coding sequence ATGTGCAGACTTAATCCGAGAATAGATTTTGTATTTAAAAAGTTATTCGGAACAGAAGAAAATAAAGATGTATTAATTGATTTTATCAATGCATTTGTCAGTGAAGAAGACAAAGTCCGGGATATTGTCATAAAGAATCCATATAATGAAAAAGATTTTTCAGATGATAAGCTGAGTATCCTTGATATAAAGGCCCAGGACCTTGCCGGAAAATGGTTCAATATAGAAATGCAGATGATAGACCAGGAATATTATGCCAAAAGGGCGTTATATTATTGGTCAAGGCTCTATGTAAGCCAGCTCAGTTCCGGTGTGAATTATGATAAACTGGAAAAGACAATAGGGATTAATATTTTAAATTTCAATTGCCTGGATGAGGATGAGGCTGAATATCATAATGTCTACAAATTGATCAATGTCAGGTCGGGTAACGAGTTAATACGCCAAATGGAAATCCATTTTGTTGAATTGGAAAAGTATGATGAGAATATTTCCAATGTAATGGACAGATGGGTGAACTTTTTGAAAAAAGCCGGGGAATACACAAAAGCTGACATGCCGTCTCAGTTAAAAGAAATACCGACTATCTCCAAGGCGTTAGAAGTTTTAGAAAATATGAGGTTGAGTGAAAGAGAACGAGAGCAGTTTGAAGCAAGATTACAATGGTTAAGAGATGAAAAGGCAGCAATTGCATCTGCTGAGAGACGCGGGTTGGAAAAAGGGATAGCAAAAGGGATGGAAAAAGAGAAGTATGACGTAGCCTTAAACGCCTTAAAAGAAGGTGCGGACGTTGATTTTATTGTAAAAATTACAGGTCTTGGTGAGAATGAGGTATTAAAAATTAAAGAAGCCCATAACAAAACTTGA